A genomic segment from Actinomadura hallensis encodes:
- a CDS encoding TetR/AcrR family transcriptional regulator, with amino-acid sequence METRRDRLRAATVREITETARRILVEEGPEAVTLRAIARDMGMTAPALYRYFGSHQELLRHLIGAVFTEITDELHAAAEAVPGHDMSGKFLAVARRFRHWALAHPREYALLFGTPVRGGGHQEEADYAEECARRFGWRFLALFLELWNKKPFPVPPDDEIHPVLRPQLAHYRDEVLRVDLPLGVIQQFLKCWIRLQGGVSLEVFGHLEFALHDAEPMFELMLSEVSPELGLTYTPPEEHP; translated from the coding sequence GTGGAGACACGACGCGATCGGCTGCGCGCGGCGACGGTCAGGGAGATCACCGAGACCGCCCGGCGGATCCTCGTCGAGGAGGGCCCCGAGGCCGTGACGCTCCGGGCCATCGCCCGGGACATGGGCATGACCGCGCCGGCGCTCTACCGCTACTTCGGCAGCCACCAGGAGCTGCTCCGCCACCTGATCGGCGCCGTCTTCACCGAGATCACCGACGAGCTGCACGCCGCGGCCGAGGCGGTGCCGGGGCATGACATGAGCGGCAAGTTCCTCGCCGTGGCCCGCAGGTTCCGTCACTGGGCGCTGGCGCACCCCCGCGAGTACGCCCTGCTGTTCGGCACGCCGGTCAGGGGCGGGGGCCACCAGGAGGAGGCCGACTACGCCGAGGAGTGCGCCCGCAGGTTCGGGTGGAGGTTCCTGGCCCTGTTCCTAGAACTGTGGAACAAGAAGCCGTTCCCGGTGCCGCCCGACGACGAGATCCACCCCGTCCTGCGTCCGCAACTGGCCCACTACCGTGACGAGGTCCTCCGCGTCGACCTCCCCCTAGGCGTGATACAGCAGTTCCTCAAGTGCTGGATCAGGCTCCAGGGCGGCGTCAGCCTGGAGGTCTTCGGCCACCTGGAGTTCGCCCTCCACGACGCCGAGCCCATGTTCGAGCTGATGCTCTCCGAAGTCAGCCCCGAGCTGGGGCTCACCTACACCCCGCCCGAAGAGCACCCCTGA
- a CDS encoding MMPL family transporter, which translates to MLERWGRWVHRRRRRVLAAAAAALVLAGVWGTGVFGALTSAGGFDIPGSESAEAARIAERDLGKDAADVVVLYEGPMSVDDPAYRTAVERSLNALPDDKVTSTSTYWTTRAPQFVSDDRTATYAVLELAENGEAAKEKSYRAISDDLTRVGGGLTARAGGTVGTSAAIDDRVAADIPRAEAIALPLLMVLLVLIFGGLVAASLPLLVGGLAILGSFTALHALTYVTDVSIFAVNISTFLGLGLAIDYGLFMVSRFREELRRDDRTVEDALAATMATAGRTVAVSGVTVAVSLAGLLLFEQQFLVSMGYGGIATVVVCMIGALTVLPALLAVLGPKVNALPIGRRRPPPGRPESGERDRSGAWWGRVARSVMRRPVVYAAVTVALLAGLGAPFLRINWGAVDASALPEGADARIVAEALETRFPRNATSPIEAVVTGTPDRAALGAYEDRLAALPGAADTAVTGAQGTTTRIALRFDADPYSGAARDLVQRVRDVPPPEGAEVRVGGATARVADEVAGLGGTLPWLALLVGGATFVLLFLAFGSVVLPLKAILMNLLSLSATFGAVVLIFQDGHLADLLGFTATGSIAPAMPILMLVILFGISMDYEVFLLSRVREEYDATGSNVTAVAAGVQRTGAIITSAALLFVVVIGAFATSGVTSIKMVGIGMVIAIVLDATIVRALLVPAMMRLMGRANWWAPGPLARVYRRYGLREDAAGAPPGPRTEPAGRPAAP; encoded by the coding sequence ATGCTGGAGCGATGGGGCCGCTGGGTCCACCGACGCCGCCGCCGGGTCCTCGCGGCCGCCGCCGCGGCGCTGGTCTTGGCCGGCGTCTGGGGGACGGGCGTGTTCGGCGCGCTCACCTCCGCCGGGGGCTTCGACATCCCCGGGAGCGAGAGCGCCGAGGCCGCGCGGATCGCCGAACGCGACCTCGGAAAGGACGCGGCCGACGTCGTGGTCCTCTACGAGGGCCCCATGAGCGTCGACGACCCCGCCTACCGGACCGCGGTCGAACGTTCGCTGAACGCGCTTCCCGACGACAAGGTCACCTCGACCAGCACCTACTGGACCACACGGGCACCCCAGTTCGTCAGCGACGACCGGACCGCGACCTACGCCGTCCTGGAACTCGCCGAGAACGGGGAGGCCGCCAAGGAGAAGTCCTACCGGGCGATCAGCGACGACCTGACCCGCGTGGGCGGCGGGCTCACCGCCAGGGCGGGCGGGACGGTCGGCACCTCGGCGGCCATCGACGACCGCGTCGCCGCCGACATCCCGCGCGCCGAGGCCATCGCCCTGCCCCTCCTCATGGTGCTGCTCGTACTGATCTTCGGCGGGCTCGTCGCGGCGAGCCTGCCGCTGCTCGTCGGCGGCCTGGCGATCCTCGGCTCGTTCACGGCCCTGCACGCCCTGACGTACGTGACCGACGTGTCGATCTTCGCGGTGAACATCTCCACCTTCCTGGGGCTGGGGCTCGCGATCGACTACGGGCTCTTCATGGTCAGCCGCTTCCGCGAAGAACTCCGCCGGGACGACCGCACGGTCGAGGACGCCCTGGCCGCCACCATGGCCACCGCCGGGCGGACCGTCGCCGTCTCCGGCGTCACGGTCGCCGTGTCGCTCGCCGGTCTCCTGCTGTTCGAGCAGCAGTTCCTCGTCTCCATGGGCTACGGCGGCATCGCCACCGTCGTCGTCTGCATGATCGGCGCGCTCACCGTCCTCCCGGCGCTGCTCGCCGTCCTCGGCCCGAAGGTGAACGCGCTGCCCATCGGGCGGCGCCGTCCGCCTCCGGGCCGGCCGGAGAGCGGGGAGCGCGACCGCTCCGGCGCCTGGTGGGGGCGGGTCGCGCGCAGCGTGATGCGCCGCCCGGTCGTCTACGCGGCCGTGACCGTGGCGCTGCTCGCGGGCCTCGGCGCGCCGTTCCTGCGCATCAACTGGGGCGCCGTCGACGCGTCCGCGCTGCCGGAGGGCGCGGACGCCCGGATCGTCGCCGAGGCGCTGGAGACGCGGTTCCCGCGCAACGCCACCAGCCCGATCGAGGCGGTCGTCACCGGCACGCCCGACCGGGCCGCGCTCGGCGCGTACGAGGACCGCCTCGCCGCGCTCCCCGGCGCCGCGGACACCGCCGTGACCGGCGCCCAGGGCACCACGACGCGGATCGCGCTGAGGTTCGACGCCGACCCCTACTCCGGCGCGGCGCGCGACCTCGTCCAGCGGGTCCGGGACGTTCCGCCGCCCGAGGGCGCGGAGGTCCGCGTCGGCGGCGCCACAGCCCGGGTCGCGGACGAGGTGGCCGGTCTCGGCGGCACGCTGCCGTGGCTCGCGCTGCTCGTCGGGGGCGCGACGTTCGTCCTGCTGTTCCTGGCGTTCGGGTCGGTGGTCCTGCCGCTGAAGGCGATCCTGATGAACCTGCTGTCGCTGTCGGCCACCTTCGGCGCCGTCGTCCTGATCTTCCAGGACGGGCACCTGGCGGACCTGCTCGGCTTCACCGCCACCGGCTCCATCGCGCCCGCCATGCCGATCCTCATGCTCGTCATCCTGTTCGGGATCTCGATGGACTACGAGGTGTTCCTGCTGTCGCGGGTCCGCGAGGAGTACGACGCGACGGGCTCCAACGTGACGGCCGTCGCGGCGGGCGTGCAGCGCACCGGCGCCATCATCACCAGCGCCGCGCTGCTGTTCGTCGTCGTGATCGGCGCGTTCGCGACGTCCGGCGTCACGTCCATCAAGATGGTCGGGATCGGCATGGTCATCGCGATCGTCCTGGACGCGACGATCGTCCGGGCGCTGCTGGTGCCCGCGATGATGCGGCTCATGGGACGGGCGAACTGGTGGGCGCCCGGCCCGCTGGCCCGGGTCTACCGCCGCTACGGCCTCCGGGAGGACGCCGCCGGCGCGCCGCCCGGACCCCGGACGGAGCCCGCGGGCCGGCCCGCGGCCCCCTGA
- a CDS encoding DUF3107 domain-containing protein — MQVRIGVQNVPKELVVETDLSADEIQNALAEALSRPGGIFALQDRRAGRIVVPGERVGYLEISEDEQRSVGFGSQYA, encoded by the coding sequence GTGCAGGTGCGGATCGGCGTGCAGAACGTCCCGAAGGAGCTCGTGGTCGAGACCGATCTGTCGGCGGACGAGATCCAGAACGCGCTGGCGGAGGCGCTGTCCCGGCCGGGCGGCATCTTCGCCCTGCAGGACCGCCGCGCGGGACGGATCGTCGTCCCGGGCGAGCGCGTCGGCTACCTGGAGATCTCCGAGGACGAGCAGCGCAGCGTCGGCTTCGGGTCCCAGTACGCCTGA
- a CDS encoding Ku protein → MRSIWKGAISFGLVTIPVKLYSATEQRDVRFHQVHRKDGGRIKYKRVCTIDGEEVPYSDIAKGYELPSGEIVVLTDEDFAELPLSTSRRIDVLQFVEQEEVDPIYFAKSYYLEPDAQGAKPYVLLRDALESSGQVAIVKIAIRQRESLATLRVREGVFVLETMLWPDEVRTPDFPFLDEDIEIRKQELSMATSLIESMEGEFDPSQYKDAYREALQAVIDAKIEGREVARPAEEAEEEPAADLLSALRASVEAAKKSRGEKAAKASSGKGTSQKKTTTARKSSSSSSKSGQKKEPAKSRTRKSA, encoded by the coding sequence ATGCGGAGTATCTGGAAGGGCGCCATCTCGTTCGGGCTGGTGACGATACCGGTGAAGCTGTACTCGGCGACCGAGCAGAGGGACGTCCGCTTCCACCAGGTGCACCGGAAGGACGGGGGGCGCATCAAGTACAAGCGGGTCTGCACCATCGACGGCGAGGAGGTCCCGTACTCCGACATCGCCAAGGGGTACGAGCTGCCGAGCGGCGAGATCGTCGTGCTGACCGACGAGGACTTCGCCGAGCTGCCGCTGTCGACCAGCCGCCGGATCGACGTCCTGCAGTTCGTCGAGCAGGAGGAGGTCGACCCGATCTACTTCGCGAAGTCCTACTACCTGGAGCCCGACGCGCAGGGCGCCAAGCCGTACGTGCTGCTGCGGGACGCGCTGGAGAGCTCCGGGCAGGTCGCCATCGTCAAGATCGCGATCCGGCAGCGGGAGTCGCTGGCGACGCTGCGGGTCCGCGAGGGCGTGTTCGTCCTGGAGACGATGCTGTGGCCCGACGAGGTCCGCACGCCCGACTTCCCGTTCCTGGACGAGGACATCGAGATCCGCAAGCAGGAACTGTCGATGGCGACGTCCCTCATCGAGTCGATGGAGGGCGAGTTCGACCCGTCCCAGTACAAGGACGCCTACCGCGAGGCCCTCCAGGCGGTCATCGACGCCAAGATCGAGGGCCGTGAGGTGGCGCGGCCCGCCGAGGAGGCCGAGGAGGAGCCCGCCGCCGACCTGCTCAGCGCGCTGCGCGCGAGCGTCGAGGCGGCGAAGAAGAGCCGGGGCGAGAAGGCGGCCAAGGCCTCGTCCGGCAAGGGGACGTCCCAGAAGAAGACCACCACCGCCCGCAAGTCGTCGTCCTCGTCCTCCAAGTCGGGGCAGAAGAAGGAGCCGGCGAAGAGCCGGACCCGCAAGTCCGCCTGA
- the ligD gene encoding non-homologous end-joining DNA ligase: protein MAGKRTTVEVDGQQLSLSNLDKNLYPEFTKGEVIDYYARISPVMLPHLKDRPATRIRWPDGVDGGKFFEKNAPSHTPDWVRTATVPTPGSSTGRDTLDFIVIDDLPTLVWCANLAALELHIPQWKVGPRGKVHTPDLLVFDLDPGPPATITEACEVAALLRDVLAEDGLESYPKTSGKKGLHLYVPIEPPGKAERTSEYAKAVARRLAEEHPRLIVAKMEKRLRKGKVFVDWSQNNPAKTTVAPYSLRAVSPPSVSTPITWDELESCEEAAGLVFSPDDVLGRVEKHGDLLEPLLDEDRPPLP from the coding sequence GTGGCCGGTAAACGGACGACCGTGGAGGTGGACGGGCAGCAGCTGTCGCTGTCCAACCTCGACAAGAACCTCTATCCGGAGTTCACCAAGGGCGAGGTCATCGACTACTACGCCCGCATCTCCCCCGTGATGCTGCCGCACCTGAAGGACCGTCCCGCCACCCGGATCAGGTGGCCCGACGGCGTGGACGGCGGGAAGTTCTTCGAGAAGAACGCGCCGTCCCACACCCCCGACTGGGTGCGGACCGCCACCGTCCCCACCCCCGGCAGCTCCACCGGGCGCGACACGCTCGACTTCATCGTCATCGACGACCTGCCCACGCTGGTGTGGTGCGCGAACCTCGCCGCGCTGGAACTGCACATACCGCAGTGGAAGGTCGGGCCGCGCGGCAAGGTGCACACCCCCGACCTGCTCGTCTTCGACCTCGACCCGGGGCCGCCCGCCACGATCACGGAGGCGTGCGAGGTCGCGGCGCTCCTGCGCGACGTGCTCGCCGAGGACGGCCTGGAGTCCTACCCGAAGACGAGCGGGAAGAAGGGGCTGCACCTCTACGTCCCGATCGAGCCGCCCGGCAAGGCGGAGCGGACGTCGGAGTACGCCAAGGCCGTCGCGCGGCGGCTCGCGGAGGAGCATCCCCGGCTGATCGTCGCGAAGATGGAGAAGCGCCTGCGCAAGGGCAAGGTCTTCGTCGACTGGAGCCAGAACAACCCCGCGAAGACGACGGTCGCCCCCTACTCGCTGCGGGCCGTGAGCCCCCCGTCCGTCTCCACGCCCATCACCTGGGACGAGCTGGAGTCGTGCGAGGAGGCCGCCGGCCTCGTGTTCTCCCCGGACGACGTCCTCGGCCGCGTCGAGAAGCACGGCGACCTCCTGGAACCGCTGCTGGACGAGGACCGTCCGCCGCTCCCCTGA
- a CDS encoding superoxide dismutase family protein: MRPSARTAVVLAAAGAVLAPPAAGPALADPGSIDITAVTGPTRVYDDAYAGTETEIYTVRQGNSTIVGLQVSGFPREAAGRTFGVHVHVNACGPRPEDAGPHYANPDAAPGTPLREKEIWLDVRIGRDGTGSSRADVPWRVAPGAAGSLVIHAERTDPATGDAGARLTCTFLPF; the protein is encoded by the coding sequence ATGCGACCGTCCGCCCGCACCGCCGTCGTCCTGGCGGCGGCCGGAGCCGTCCTGGCGCCGCCCGCCGCCGGCCCGGCCCTGGCCGACCCCGGTTCGATCGACATCACCGCCGTCACGGGCCCGACCCGGGTCTACGACGACGCCTACGCCGGCACGGAGACGGAGATCTACACCGTCCGGCAGGGGAACAGCACGATCGTCGGCCTGCAGGTCTCCGGCTTCCCGCGCGAGGCGGCCGGGCGGACGTTCGGCGTCCACGTCCACGTGAACGCGTGCGGGCCGAGGCCCGAGGACGCCGGGCCCCACTACGCGAACCCCGACGCCGCGCCCGGCACGCCGCTCCGCGAGAAGGAGATCTGGCTGGACGTGCGGATCGGCCGCGACGGCACGGGGAGTTCCCGGGCCGACGTGCCGTGGCGGGTCGCCCCAGGGGCGGCCGGGTCCCTCGTCATCCACGCGGAGCGCACCGACCCCGCGACCGGCGACGCGGGCGCACGCCTGACCTGCACCTTCCTCCCGTTCTGA
- the ligD gene encoding non-homologous end-joining DNA ligase translates to MTMPWPVEPMMAATGELPPDGEQWGLELKWDGVRVIAHASAGGVQATGRRGGDVTSRYPELSALTDLLPGHDVVLDGEVVAFEEGRPSFERLQRRMHVTRPDPRLIREVPVRYVIFDLLFLDGHVLYDVPYADRRSLLDELDLAAAGPVEVPPYLHGGDTAQVDELLAFTREQHLEGLLAKRLASPYRPGRRVDFWLKVKNFMTREVVICGWKPGKGRREGGVGSLLLGEYDVKGQLGFVGHVGTGFSDRALDDLYELLWPLRRLTSPYDDPVPREFARDAQWVEPRLVGEVAYSARTREGRLRFPSWRGLRDDKDPLEVTSEQ, encoded by the coding sequence ATGACCATGCCGTGGCCCGTTGAGCCGATGATGGCCGCCACCGGGGAGCTTCCCCCCGACGGCGAGCAGTGGGGCCTGGAGCTGAAGTGGGACGGCGTGCGCGTCATCGCGCACGCCTCCGCCGGCGGCGTCCAGGCCACTGGGCGGCGCGGCGGCGACGTGACGAGCCGCTACCCCGAGCTGTCCGCCCTGACCGACCTCCTCCCCGGCCACGACGTCGTCCTGGACGGCGAGGTCGTCGCCTTCGAGGAGGGACGCCCCAGTTTCGAACGCCTGCAACGCCGCATGCACGTGACCAGGCCCGACCCCAGGCTGATCCGCGAGGTCCCGGTCAGGTACGTGATCTTCGACCTCCTGTTCCTGGACGGGCACGTCCTGTACGACGTGCCGTACGCGGACCGCCGCTCTCTGCTGGACGAGCTGGACCTCGCCGCAGCCGGTCCCGTGGAGGTGCCCCCGTACCTGCACGGCGGCGACACCGCCCAGGTGGACGAGCTGCTCGCCTTCACCCGCGAGCAGCACCTGGAAGGGCTGCTCGCCAAGCGCCTCGCCTCGCCGTACCGTCCGGGCCGCCGCGTCGACTTCTGGCTCAAGGTCAAGAACTTCATGACGCGCGAGGTCGTCATCTGCGGCTGGAAGCCCGGCAAGGGACGGCGGGAGGGCGGCGTGGGGTCGCTGCTGCTCGGCGAGTACGACGTCAAGGGACAGCTGGGCTTCGTCGGACACGTCGGCACCGGCTTCAGCGACCGCGCCCTGGACGACCTGTACGAGCTCCTATGGCCCCTGCGCCGGCTCACCAGCCCTTACGACGACCCCGTCCCGCGCGAGTTCGCCCGTGACGCCCAATGGGTTGAGCCACGCCTCGTCGGGGAGGTGGCGTACAGCGCACGCACCAGGGAGGGCCGCCTCCGCTTCCCGTCCTGGCGCGGCCTCCGCGACGACAAGGACCCCCTGGAGGTCACCAGTGAGCAGTGA
- a CDS encoding dihydrolipoyl dehydrogenase family protein — protein sequence MGQIHHYDAVVLGGGTAGELVATGLARAGRDVALVERRLVGGVSPYFACVPSKSLLLSARRGETWEMALARRDALTGRRRDDPAAARMAEAGVTVLRGRGHVVEPGAIDVDGVRHGYDDLVVCTGSEPVVPAVDGLGDVPVWTSDEALSVPDLPRRLVILGGGPVGCEMAQVYASFGSQVTLVEASGRLLAGEAPFTGEVLADALRRMGVDLRLGAAASNAGRKDTGLRLWLSDGGTVDADRVLAAAGRRPRVEGLGLENLGVAVAPGHGLPVDETCRVPSEAGRVWAAGDVTGVARTAHAARYQARVVLSNLLGRRRTTDYRAIPRVVYTTPTVYSVGISPRQADELGIDLCTAGYDLAATARAAVEADERGRVELYADRSRGLLAGAAAAGLYAEEWMSEITLAIRAETPLSLLTDVVHAFPTYGESVEAPLRELAADL from the coding sequence TTGGGGCAGATCCACCACTACGACGCCGTGGTGCTGGGCGGGGGGACGGCGGGTGAGCTGGTGGCGACCGGCCTCGCCCGCGCGGGGCGCGACGTCGCCCTCGTCGAGCGGCGCCTGGTCGGCGGGGTGTCGCCGTACTTCGCCTGCGTGCCGTCGAAGTCGCTGCTGCTGTCGGCGAGGCGCGGCGAGACCTGGGAGATGGCGCTCGCCAGGCGCGACGCGCTGACCGGGCGCCGCCGCGACGACCCGGCCGCCGCGCGGATGGCCGAGGCGGGCGTGACCGTGCTGCGCGGCCGCGGCCACGTCGTCGAGCCCGGGGCGATCGACGTGGACGGCGTCCGGCACGGCTACGACGACCTCGTCGTCTGCACCGGCAGCGAACCCGTCGTCCCCGCCGTCGACGGCCTCGGCGACGTCCCGGTGTGGACCAGCGACGAGGCGCTGTCGGTGCCCGACCTGCCGCGCCGGCTGGTGATCCTCGGCGGCGGACCCGTCGGCTGCGAGATGGCGCAGGTGTACGCGTCGTTCGGGTCGCAGGTGACGCTGGTCGAGGCGTCCGGGCGGCTGCTGGCCGGCGAGGCGCCGTTCACCGGGGAGGTGCTCGCCGACGCGCTGCGCCGGATGGGCGTCGACCTGCGGCTCGGCGCCGCCGCGAGCAACGCCGGGCGCAAGGACACCGGGCTGCGGCTGTGGCTGTCGGACGGCGGGACCGTCGACGCCGACCGCGTCCTCGCCGCCGCGGGCCGCCGCCCCCGCGTGGAGGGGCTCGGCCTGGAGAACCTCGGCGTCGCCGTCGCCCCGGGCCACGGGCTCCCGGTGGACGAGACGTGCCGGGTACCGTCGGAGGCGGGCCGGGTCTGGGCCGCCGGGGACGTCACGGGCGTCGCCCGCACCGCCCACGCCGCGCGGTACCAGGCGCGCGTCGTGCTGTCCAACCTGCTCGGGCGGCGCCGCACGACCGACTACCGCGCGATCCCCCGCGTCGTCTACACCACCCCCACCGTCTACTCGGTCGGGATCTCCCCCCGGCAGGCGGACGAACTCGGCATAGACCTGTGCACGGCCGGGTACGACCTCGCCGCGACGGCACGGGCGGCGGTGGAGGCGGACGAACGGGGCAGGGTGGAACTGTACGCCGACCGGTCCCGCGGACTGCTGGCCGGCGCCGCCGCGGCCGGACTCTACGCCGAGGAGTGGATGAGCGAGATCACGCTGGCCATCCGCGCGGAGACGCCGCTGAGCCTGCTCACCGACGTCGTCCACGCGTTCCCGACCTACGGCGAGTCCGTCGAGGCGCCGCTCCGCGAACTGGCGGCCGACCTGTGA
- a CDS encoding TetR/AcrR family transcriptional regulator yields the protein MTATPDARPRGTRLPRLARRRQLLGAAQEVFVAQGYHAAAMDEIAERAGVSKPVLYQHFPGKLELYLALLDEHAEALVKIVREALESTTDNKMRVQACMQAFYDFVAGDGEAYRLVFESDLRNVAPVRARVDRANQQCAEMIAQVIAEDTNAPADEAHLLGMGLVGMAEVSARFWLSQQRAIPKDTAEKIIARLAWRGISGFPLSSEQS from the coding sequence GTGACCGCGACCCCGGACGCACGCCCCCGCGGCACGAGGCTGCCGCGACTGGCGCGCCGCAGGCAACTGCTCGGCGCGGCCCAGGAGGTGTTCGTCGCGCAGGGGTACCACGCAGCGGCGATGGACGAGATCGCCGAGCGCGCAGGCGTCAGCAAACCCGTGCTCTACCAGCACTTCCCGGGCAAGCTGGAGCTGTACCTGGCCCTGCTGGACGAGCACGCCGAGGCGCTTGTCAAGATCGTCCGCGAAGCCCTCGAGTCCACCACGGACAACAAGATGCGCGTGCAGGCGTGCATGCAGGCGTTCTACGACTTCGTGGCGGGCGACGGCGAGGCGTACCGCCTCGTCTTCGAGTCGGACCTGCGCAACGTCGCGCCCGTGCGGGCGCGCGTCGACCGCGCCAACCAGCAGTGCGCCGAGATGATCGCCCAGGTGATCGCCGAGGACACCAACGCGCCCGCCGACGAGGCGCACCTGCTCGGCATGGGCCTCGTCGGGATGGCGGAGGTCAGCGCCCGGTTCTGGCTGTCGCAGCAGCGCGCGATCCCCAAGGACACCGCCGAGAAGATCATCGCGCGGCTGGCCTGGCGCGGCATCTCCGGCTTCCCCCTCAGCAGCGAACAGTCCTGA
- a CDS encoding MMPL family transporter: protein MFDRWGRWVHRRRRRVLAAAGAALVFAGVWGTGVFGALSASGGFDTPGSESAEAARIAERDLGRSTADVVVLYEGPMSVDDPAYREAVERSLNALPGDKVAATSTYWTTRSPQFVSDDRRSTYAVLQLAGSDEAARHDAFTAVEDALTEVGGGLTAKVGGTVGTETAINDRVSSDIGRAEAMALPVLIVLLVLIFGGLVSASLPLLVGGLAILGSFTALHALTYVTDVSIFAVNITTFLGLGLAIDYGLFMVSRFREELRRDSRTVEDALAATMATAGRTVAVSGITVAVSLSGLLLFEQNFLVSMGYGGIATVFVCMIGALTVLPALLAVLGPKVNALPVGRRRGDRDRAGAWWGRVAHSVMRRPVVYAIATVVLLAGLGAPFLRINWGGADARVMPEGADARVVAEALETRFPGNATSPIEAVVTGTSDRAAIQAYGDRLASLPGATDAVVTGAEGATTRIALAYEADPNSEAARDLVRKVRDVPVPPGAEVHVGGPTAEVVDSLDSIGSTLPWPAALVGGATFALLFLAFGSVVLPLKAILMNLLSLSATFGAVVLIFQDGNLSGLLGFTATGSIAPAMPILMLAILFGISMDYEVFLLSRVREQYDLTGDNTAAVAAGVRRTGAIITSAALLLIVVIGAFATSGIMFIKMVGVGMVIAIALDATVIRALLVPAMMRLMGRANWWAPGPLARVYRRYGIREGDSPAPRPAEPAHAG, encoded by the coding sequence ATGTTCGATCGATGGGGGCGCTGGGTCCACCGGCGACGCCGCCGGGTCCTCGCGGCCGCCGGCGCGGCGCTGGTCTTCGCCGGCGTCTGGGGGACGGGCGTGTTCGGCGCGCTGTCCGCGTCCGGCGGCTTCGACACGCCGGGCAGCGAGAGCGCCGAGGCGGCGCGGATCGCCGAGCGGGACCTGGGGCGGAGCACGGCGGACGTCGTGGTCCTCTACGAGGGCCCCATGAGCGTCGACGACCCGGCGTACCGGGAGGCGGTCGAACGGTCGCTGAACGCGCTCCCCGGCGACAAGGTCGCCGCGACCAGCACCTACTGGACGACCCGGTCGCCCCAGTTCGTCAGCGACGACCGGAGATCCACCTACGCCGTCCTCCAGCTCGCGGGGTCCGACGAGGCCGCCAGGCACGACGCCTTCACGGCCGTCGAGGACGCCCTGACCGAGGTCGGCGGCGGGCTCACCGCCAAGGTCGGCGGGACGGTGGGCACCGAGACGGCGATCAACGACCGGGTGTCGTCCGACATCGGCCGGGCCGAGGCCATGGCGCTCCCCGTGCTGATCGTGCTGCTGGTGCTGATCTTCGGCGGCCTGGTGTCGGCGAGCCTGCCGCTGCTCGTCGGCGGCCTGGCGATCCTCGGGTCGTTCACCGCCCTGCACGCCCTGACGTACGTGACCGACGTGTCGATCTTCGCGGTGAACATCACGACCTTCCTCGGGCTGGGCCTGGCGATCGACTACGGGCTCTTCATGGTCAGCCGCTTCCGCGAAGAACTCCGCCGGGACAGCCGCACGGTCGAGGACGCCCTCGCCGCCACCATGGCCACGGCGGGCAGGACGGTCGCGGTCTCCGGGATCACCGTGGCGGTGTCGCTGTCGGGGCTGCTGCTGTTCGAGCAGAACTTCCTCGTCTCGATGGGCTACGGCGGCATCGCCACCGTGTTCGTCTGCATGATCGGCGCGCTCACCGTCCTCCCGGCGCTGCTCGCCGTCCTCGGCCCGAAGGTGAACGCGCTGCCCGTCGGGCGGCGGCGCGGGGACCGCGACCGGGCGGGCGCCTGGTGGGGGCGGGTCGCGCACAGCGTGATGCGCCGCCCGGTCGTCTACGCGATCGCGACCGTGGTGCTGCTGGCGGGCCTCGGCGCGCCGTTCCTGCGCATCAACTGGGGCGGCGCGGACGCCAGGGTCATGCCGGAGGGCGCGGACGCCCGGGTCGTCGCCGAGGCGCTGGAGACGCGGTTCCCGGGCAACGCGACGAGCCCGATCGAGGCGGTGGTGACCGGCACGTCCGACCGGGCGGCGATCCAGGCGTACGGTGACCGCCTGGCCTCCCTGCCCGGCGCGACGGACGCCGTGGTGACCGGCGCAGAGGGCGCCACGACCCGGATCGCGCTCGCCTACGAGGCCGACCCCAACTCCGAGGCCGCCCGCGACCTCGTCCGGAAGGTCCGGGACGTTCCGGTTCCGCCGGGCGCGGAGGTCCACGTGGGCGGTCCGACCGCCGAGGTCGTCGACTCGCTGGACAGCATCGGCTCGACGCTGCCGTGGCCGGCGGCGCTGGTCGGGGGCGCGACGTTCGCGCTGCTGTTCCTGGCGTTCGGGTCGGTGGTCCTGCCGCTGAAGGCGATCCTGATGAACCTGCTGTCGCTGTCGGCCACCTTCGGCGCCGTCGTCCTGATCTTCCAGGACGGCAACCTGTCGGGCCTCCTCGGCTTCACCGCCACCGGCTCCATCGCGCCCGCCATGCCGATCCTCATGCTGGCCATCCTGTTCGGGATCTCGATGGACTACGAGGTGTTCCTGCTGTCGCGGGTCCGCGAGCAGTACGACCTGACCGGCGACAACACCGCCGCGGTCGCGGCGGGCGTGCGGCGCACCGGCGCCATCATCACCAGCGCCGCGCTGCTGCTCATCGTCGTCATCGGCGCGTTCGCGACCTCGGGGATCATGTTCATCAAGATGGTCGGCGTGGGGATGGTGATCGCGATCGCCCTGGACGCGACCGTCATCCGCGCCCTGCTGGTGCCCGCGATGATGCGGCTGATGGGACGGGCGAACTGGTGGGCGCCCGGCCCGCTGGCCCGGGTCTACCGCCGCTACGGCATCCGCGAGGGCGACTCCCCCGCGCCGCGGCCGGCGGAGCCGGCGCACGCGGGCTGA